One region of Synechococcales cyanobacterium CNB genomic DNA includes:
- a CDS encoding MFS transporter, translated as MLRRLIPRSTPASVRRDLRLMTADGVLYSYMVGTGETYFAAFALAIGLGEVLAGLVASVPLVTGAFLQLVSPWAVARLGSLRRWVVICATVQSLSFLPLAAGAVVGTMPAWLLFLVVAVYWAVNYGQGPAWNTWVTTLVPRRIRARYFANRSRVAQFGTLGGLVVGGVVLHAVKGSSNAVHAYAALFLAAAAARFAASRCIAGQSEPTPIPPDFRHVGWREMASRWRHGHDARLLSYMLAMQVAVQISGPYFTPYMLARLEFSYAQFMLLVSVSFVARSICLPHIGRLAHALGPRAVLWIGGLGILPLSALWIVSDNYWYLIATQVLAGAMWACYEMATFLLLFETIPASERTSVLTLFNFANALAIVGGSLVGAAVLTLFHAEPWVYFLIFGLSFAARVCTVPLLARVKVPEFEPVDLPLRPIAVRPSAGSLDRPVLAGIDEETPAPGEPERAGEPAGTP; from the coding sequence ATGCTTCGTCGTCTCATTCCACGCAGCACGCCGGCGTCCGTCCGTCGTGACCTTCGGCTGATGACGGCCGACGGCGTGCTGTACTCGTACATGGTGGGCACGGGCGAGACGTACTTCGCCGCGTTCGCGCTGGCGATCGGGCTGGGGGAGGTGCTGGCGGGGCTGGTGGCCTCGGTGCCATTGGTGACGGGAGCGTTCCTGCAACTGGTCTCGCCGTGGGCCGTGGCTCGGCTGGGGTCGCTCCGACGGTGGGTGGTGATCTGCGCGACGGTGCAGTCGCTGAGTTTCCTGCCGCTGGCGGCCGGAGCGGTGGTGGGGACGATGCCGGCGTGGCTTCTCTTTCTGGTGGTGGCGGTGTACTGGGCGGTGAACTACGGGCAAGGTCCGGCATGGAACACGTGGGTAACGACGCTGGTGCCGCGGCGGATCCGGGCGCGGTACTTCGCGAACCGTTCGCGAGTGGCGCAGTTCGGGACGCTGGGGGGGCTGGTGGTGGGCGGTGTGGTGCTGCACGCGGTGAAGGGGTCGTCGAACGCGGTGCACGCGTACGCGGCGTTGTTCCTGGCGGCGGCGGCGGCGCGGTTCGCGGCGAGCCGGTGCATCGCCGGGCAGAGCGAACCGACGCCGATCCCGCCGGACTTCAGGCACGTGGGTTGGCGGGAGATGGCGTCGCGCTGGCGGCACGGGCACGACGCGAGGCTGCTTTCGTACATGCTGGCGATGCAGGTCGCCGTGCAGATCAGCGGACCGTATTTCACGCCGTACATGCTGGCGCGGCTGGAGTTCAGCTACGCGCAGTTCATGCTGCTGGTGAGCGTGTCGTTCGTGGCGCGGTCGATCTGCCTGCCGCACATCGGGCGGCTGGCGCACGCGCTCGGGCCGCGGGCGGTGCTGTGGATCGGCGGGCTTGGGATCCTGCCGCTCTCGGCGCTGTGGATCGTGTCGGACAACTACTGGTACCTGATCGCGACGCAGGTGCTGGCCGGCGCGATGTGGGCGTGCTACGAGATGGCGACGTTCCTGCTGCTGTTCGAGACCATCCCCGCGAGTGAGCGGACGAGCGTGCTCACGCTGTTCAACTTCGCCAACGCGCTGGCGATCGTCGGGGGCTCGCTGGTTGGCGCTGCGGTGCTGACGCTCTTCCACGCCGAGCCGTGGGTGTACTTCCTGATCTTCGGCCTGTCGTTCGCGGCCCGGGTCTGCACCGTCCCGCTGCTTGCCAGGGTGAAAGTGCCCGAGTTCGAGCCCGTGGACCTGCCGCTGCGGCCGATCGCGGTGCGCCCGTCGGCCGGCTCGCTCGACCGGCCGGTGCTGGCGGGCATCGACGAAGAGACACCCGCGCCCGGCGAGCCGGAAAGGGCGGGCGAGCCGGCGGGCACGCCGTAA
- the thrS gene encoding threonine--tRNA ligase, with protein sequence MIRVTLPDGSVKEFAGAVTARQVAESIGPRLAQAAVGAKIDGELRDLSAVIDRDCRVAIVTEKTRDGRPDPDALYLLRHSAAHVMAEAIQRIVPGAQLVYGPPLETGFYYDIRFPDDRPLKEGDFEAVEAEMAKIVKEDRRFTRYELPAEEGLAKLRAEGSKYKVDNAERALRGGEKGGETHAPPGGGVHLSWYATGEPGRNWEDLCRGPHLPSTGRIGAFKVMSLASSYWHGDENSDRLTRVYGTAFFSKKDLDEHLTRLEEAKKRDHRVIGKQLRLFHIDEMVGQGLVLWTPRGSIVRKELQSFIGEELRKQGYFEVFSPHVGKLDLYRTSGHFPYYAESQFPPVVERESLAALAAEGCSCAEYANRLSKGEIEGYLLKPMNCPHHIKIFASEPHSYRDMPVRLAEFGTVYRWEQSGELSGMLRVRCFTQDDAHLFCTPEQVGREVLGCLELVKVIFATLGMKEYRVRVGLRDPDSAKYVGKPENWDRAEASCREAALTLGVPFTEEPGEAAFYGPKIDFVVKDVIGREWQLGTVQVDYNLPERFDLSYIGADNKPHRPVMIHRAPFGSMERFVGFLIEHFAGAFPAWLSPEQVRVLPVSEKTEVYAKRVLAALVGARVRATADLANERLQAKIRHAAEEKVPYLLVVGPRDEEAGTVSVRARGVQQDLGAMGLTEFVVAITREIASRGAETATAHLV encoded by the coding sequence ATGATCCGCGTGACGCTGCCTGACGGATCGGTGAAGGAGTTCGCCGGGGCGGTGACGGCGCGGCAGGTGGCCGAGTCGATCGGTCCGCGGCTGGCGCAGGCGGCGGTGGGGGCGAAGATCGACGGCGAGCTGCGCGACCTGTCTGCGGTGATCGACCGCGACTGTCGAGTGGCGATCGTGACCGAGAAGACACGGGACGGCCGGCCGGACCCGGATGCGCTCTACCTGCTGCGTCACTCGGCGGCGCACGTGATGGCCGAGGCGATCCAGCGGATCGTGCCGGGCGCGCAACTGGTCTATGGGCCTCCCCTGGAGACCGGGTTCTATTACGACATCCGCTTCCCGGACGACCGGCCGTTGAAGGAGGGGGACTTCGAGGCAGTCGAGGCGGAAATGGCGAAGATCGTGAAGGAGGATCGGCGGTTCACTCGCTACGAACTGCCCGCGGAGGAGGGGCTGGCGAAGCTGCGTGCCGAGGGGAGCAAGTACAAGGTTGACAACGCGGAGAGGGCGCTGAGGGGGGGGGAGAAGGGAGGCGAGACGCACGCCCCACCGGGAGGAGGAGTCCATCTGTCGTGGTATGCGACGGGGGAGCCAGGCCGGAACTGGGAGGACTTGTGTCGCGGGCCGCACCTGCCGAGCACGGGGCGGATCGGCGCTTTCAAGGTGATGTCGCTGGCGTCTTCGTACTGGCACGGCGACGAGAACTCGGACCGGCTGACCCGCGTCTATGGCACGGCGTTCTTCTCGAAGAAGGACCTCGACGAGCATCTGACGCGGCTGGAAGAGGCGAAGAAGCGCGACCACCGCGTGATCGGGAAGCAGCTGCGGCTGTTCCACATCGACGAGATGGTGGGGCAGGGTCTGGTGCTGTGGACGCCGCGTGGCTCGATCGTGCGCAAGGAGTTGCAGTCGTTCATCGGGGAGGAGCTGCGCAAGCAGGGCTATTTCGAGGTGTTCTCGCCGCATGTGGGGAAGCTGGATCTCTACCGCACCAGCGGGCACTTCCCGTACTACGCGGAGAGCCAGTTCCCGCCGGTGGTGGAGCGTGAGTCGCTGGCCGCGCTGGCGGCGGAGGGGTGTTCGTGCGCGGAGTACGCGAACAGGTTGTCCAAGGGTGAGATCGAGGGCTACCTGCTCAAACCGATGAACTGCCCGCACCACATCAAGATCTTTGCGAGCGAGCCGCACTCGTACCGCGACATGCCGGTTCGGCTGGCGGAGTTCGGGACGGTCTACCGCTGGGAGCAGTCGGGCGAGTTGAGCGGGATGCTGCGGGTGCGGTGCTTCACTCAGGACGATGCGCACCTTTTCTGTACGCCGGAGCAGGTGGGCCGGGAGGTGCTCGGGTGCCTGGAACTGGTGAAGGTGATCTTTGCGACGCTGGGGATGAAGGAGTACCGGGTGCGGGTGGGCTTGCGCGACCCGGACTCGGCGAAGTACGTCGGCAAACCTGAGAACTGGGACCGGGCGGAGGCGTCGTGCCGCGAGGCGGCGCTGACGCTCGGCGTGCCGTTCACGGAGGAGCCCGGTGAGGCGGCGTTCTACGGGCCGAAGATCGACTTCGTGGTGAAGGACGTGATCGGCCGCGAGTGGCAGCTGGGGACGGTGCAGGTGGACTACAACCTGCCCGAACGGTTCGACCTGTCGTACATCGGGGCCGACAACAAGCCGCACCGGCCTGTGATGATCCACCGCGCGCCGTTCGGGAGCATGGAACGGTTCGTGGGGTTCCTGATCGAGCACTTCGCGGGCGCGTTCCCGGCGTGGCTCTCGCCGGAGCAGGTGCGCGTGCTGCCGGTGAGCGAGAAGACGGAAGTGTATGCCAAGCGCGTGCTGGCTGCGCTGGTCGGGGCGCGGGTGCGAGCGACGGCGGACCTGGCGAACGAGCGGTTGCAGGCGAAGATCCGTCACGCGGCGGAGGAGAAGGTGCCGTATCTGCTGGTGGTCGGGCCGCGCGACGAGGAGGCGGGGACGGTGTCGGTGCGTGCGCGGGGAGTGCAGCAGGATCTCGGGGCGATGGGGTTGACGGAGTTCGTGGTTGCGATCACGCGCGAGATCGCGAGCCGTGGGGCGGAGACCGCCACCGCTCACTTGGTGTAA
- a CDS encoding PadR family transcriptional regulator, whose product MPRRADPDPNELVVLAVLADEPLYGYAIARRVEVRSNDRVRLTPGILYPLLKRLESDGLLTATWETVRSDRSAENAEGRRRKWYRISPKGRRRLAQRIDAHREYLRAIEAFLPPGATGTEATA is encoded by the coding sequence ATGCCACGCCGAGCCGACCCGGACCCCAACGAACTCGTCGTCCTCGCCGTCCTCGCCGACGAGCCTCTCTACGGCTACGCGATCGCGCGCCGCGTCGAGGTCCGGTCCAACGACCGTGTCCGCCTTACCCCCGGCATCCTCTACCCCCTCCTCAAACGCCTCGAAAGCGACGGCCTCCTCACGGCCACCTGGGAAACCGTCCGCAGCGACCGCTCCGCCGAAAACGCCGAGGGCCGCCGGCGAAAGTGGTACCGCATCTCTCCCAAGGGACGCCGCCGTCTCGCCCAGCGCATCGACGCCCACCGCGAGTACCTGCGCGCCATCGAAGCCTTCCTGCCACCCGGAGCAACCGGCACGGAGGCCACGGCATGA
- the nrdR gene encoding transcriptional repressor NrdR: MICPFCNATDDKVIDSRASEGGRVIRRRRQCLKCGRRFTTYERAEQTNRLTVVKRDGSRVPFDPERVLAGIVAACGKRPVPDAVKRRIVEEVEEELTRDFDREVASSVVGERVMARLREIDPVAYIRFASEHLRIETIQELKAELDDLATRPRSSPDQQPLFDA; this comes from the coding sequence ATGATCTGCCCCTTCTGCAACGCCACCGACGACAAGGTCATCGACTCGCGAGCAAGCGAGGGCGGCCGCGTCATCCGACGACGCCGGCAGTGCCTCAAGTGCGGGCGGCGGTTCACCACCTACGAACGCGCAGAGCAGACCAACCGCCTCACCGTCGTCAAGCGCGACGGCTCCCGCGTCCCCTTCGACCCGGAGCGCGTCCTCGCGGGCATCGTGGCCGCCTGCGGCAAACGCCCGGTCCCCGACGCCGTCAAACGCCGCATCGTCGAGGAAGTCGAGGAGGAACTCACCCGCGACTTCGACCGCGAGGTAGCGAGCAGCGTGGTCGGCGAGCGCGTGATGGCCCGCCTGCGCGAGATCGATCCGGTGGCCTACATCCGCTTCGCCTCGGAGCACCTGCGGATTGAGACCATCCAGGAACTCAAGGCCGAACTCGACGACCTCGCCACCCGTCCGCGTTCTTCGCCCGACCAGCAGCCGCTGTTCGACGCCTGA
- a CDS encoding peptidase M14, producing MRTASAILAAMTLGTVAAVPASAQPHIDGKVEIAFNRYYTYAEIEAHLKRIAAAYPDLVELREIGRSLQGRALWVAIVNSPKTGPHTSKPAMWIDGNVHGNEVQSAEAVLYSLWYLTKAYGQVPSLTDLLDRCSFYFMVSVNPDGREYWFEEANTPHSSRSNQRPVDDDRDGLFDEDPPDDLDGDGSITQMWIRDPDGRWERDRHDPRVFRRVPDDKRGEWTPLGSEGIDNDGDGRINEDGPGGDDMNRNWPSGWKPEYAQGGAGEFPFSNPETRAVGAFIMAHTNIAAGQSYHNAGGMILRGPGAQFRDGFYPRADARVYDEIARVGEDMLPYYRSMIIWRDLYTVHGGFVNWLAEGLGIISFTNELWTNARYFQRDVSEPDDQRMWLFRDRLQFGLAFKEYTEFEHPQYGTVLVGGMNKWSSRSTPTFMLEEECHRNFAFTMFHADQMPLLAFERVETARAGDGLWTVTVQVRNDRLIPTRTAVQAQRRIGTNDLLTCEPLGGGRVAASGSMNSWRDTRVDPVLFEPGRMQLTSGVPGRGSVIHRFYVEGKPGEAVRLRYTGERTKDVETTVTLGE from the coding sequence GTGAGAACTGCCAGCGCCATCCTTGCCGCCATGACGCTCGGTACGGTCGCGGCCGTCCCGGCCTCCGCTCAGCCGCACATCGACGGAAAGGTCGAGATCGCCTTCAACCGTTACTACACCTACGCCGAGATCGAAGCGCACCTGAAGCGCATCGCCGCCGCCTATCCCGACCTCGTCGAGCTGCGCGAGATCGGGCGTTCGCTGCAGGGGCGCGCCCTGTGGGTCGCGATCGTGAACTCACCGAAGACCGGCCCGCACACCTCCAAGCCCGCGATGTGGATCGACGGCAACGTCCACGGCAACGAGGTGCAGTCCGCCGAGGCCGTGCTCTACTCGCTCTGGTATCTCACCAAGGCGTACGGCCAGGTGCCGAGCCTGACGGACCTGCTCGACCGCTGCTCGTTCTACTTCATGGTCAGCGTGAACCCGGACGGCCGCGAGTACTGGTTCGAGGAGGCGAACACGCCGCACTCGAGCCGCTCGAACCAGCGGCCCGTGGACGACGACCGCGACGGCCTCTTCGACGAGGATCCGCCCGACGACCTCGACGGCGACGGCTCCATCACGCAGATGTGGATCCGCGACCCCGACGGCCGCTGGGAGCGCGATCGCCACGACCCGCGCGTCTTCCGGCGCGTCCCCGACGACAAGCGCGGCGAGTGGACGCCGCTCGGTTCCGAAGGGATCGACAACGACGGCGACGGGCGCATCAACGAGGACGGCCCCGGCGGCGACGACATGAACCGCAACTGGCCCAGCGGCTGGAAGCCGGAGTACGCCCAGGGCGGCGCGGGCGAGTTCCCCTTCAGCAACCCCGAAACCCGCGCCGTCGGCGCGTTCATCATGGCCCACACGAACATCGCCGCGGGCCAGAGCTACCACAACGCCGGCGGCATGATCCTGCGCGGCCCGGGCGCGCAGTTCCGCGACGGCTTCTACCCGCGTGCCGACGCCCGCGTCTACGACGAGATCGCCCGTGTCGGCGAGGACATGCTGCCCTACTACCGCTCGATGATCATCTGGCGCGACCTCTACACCGTGCACGGCGGGTTCGTGAACTGGCTCGCCGAGGGCCTCGGCATCATCTCCTTCACCAACGAGCTGTGGACCAACGCCCGCTACTTCCAACGCGACGTGAGCGAGCCGGACGACCAGCGCATGTGGCTCTTCCGCGACCGCTTGCAGTTCGGCCTCGCCTTCAAGGAATACACCGAATTCGAGCACCCGCAGTACGGCACGGTGCTCGTCGGCGGGATGAACAAGTGGTCCAGTCGCAGCACGCCGACCTTCATGCTCGAGGAGGAGTGCCACCGCAACTTCGCCTTCACCATGTTCCACGCCGACCAGATGCCGCTGCTCGCCTTCGAGCGCGTGGAGACGGCGCGCGCCGGCGACGGGCTGTGGACCGTGACGGTGCAGGTCCGCAACGACCGGCTCATCCCGACGCGCACCGCCGTGCAGGCGCAGCGGCGCATCGGCACGAACGACCTGCTCACCTGCGAGCCGCTCGGTGGGGGGCGAGTCGCGGCGTCAGGCTCGATGAACTCCTGGCGCGACACGCGCGTCGACCCCGTGCTCTTCGAGCCTGGCCGCATGCAGCTGACCTCGGGCGTGCCCGGCCGCGGCAGCGTGATCCACCGCTTCTATGTCGAGGGAAAGCCGGGCGAGGCGGTCCGCCTGCGCTACACGGGCGAGCGCACGAAGGATGTCGAGACGACGGTCACGCTCGGTGAGTGA
- a CDS encoding DUF1425 domain-containing protein, whose translation MAPRTRTNALTATIALGCLLGAAACQSSAPPYRGRVDPIPLSDYPQIVVTRPLNDLLGFSQPNVTPATETEPMRVVAPVRSMQDGYTRVQYQFEFFDERGRPLSQSGWKYKSITPRQQVFLDGRSLSTQAKDWRLSIRQAG comes from the coding sequence ATGGCACCTCGCACACGCACGAACGCGCTCACGGCGACGATAGCGCTCGGTTGCCTGCTCGGCGCGGCCGCGTGCCAGAGCAGCGCGCCGCCCTACCGCGGCCGGGTGGACCCGATCCCGCTGTCCGACTACCCGCAGATCGTGGTGACACGACCGCTGAACGACCTGCTCGGCTTCTCGCAGCCGAACGTGACGCCCGCGACCGAGACCGAGCCGATGCGTGTGGTCGCGCCGGTGCGGTCGATGCAGGACGGATACACGCGCGTGCAGTACCAGTTCGAGTTCTTCGACGAGCGCGGGCGCCCGCTGTCGCAGTCAGGATGGAAGTACAAGTCGATCACGCCGCGGCAGCAGGTGTTCCTGGATGGGCGTTCGCTGAGCACGCAGGCGAAGGACTGGCGGCTGTCGATCCGGCAAGCGGGGTGA
- a CDS encoding type II secretion system protein, which produces MVCPDPERGPSVCPLRGSMVMVWKHVKGDAQPIFVPGNGVRRGFTLAEVLVAALIVAILVALALPMLSSVRDSGRDSVSLSNLRSHATIIDMYRTDWNDTFPAFMDPSSEFTTLVIQGHEFRMRYFEAHHLWQAVLADLYYDEKIMHRSVMRPGAGWSMSYFYSCSLIADPAYWSWETRQGPSQWRAVRGHEVAYPSKKAVLVEREPVTPYFPERYAGRPLNMGFVDGSARGTTEPGLVMPLRDGEGEYPGTRHTIGVYGLHTVGGARGRDVE; this is translated from the coding sequence ATGGTCTGTCCTGATCCGGAACGCGGGCCTTCTGTCTGCCCTCTCCGCGGGAGCATGGTTATGGTTTGGAAGCACGTCAAAGGCGACGCCCAGCCGATCTTCGTCCCTGGCAACGGAGTGAGGCGGGGGTTCACGCTCGCTGAGGTCCTAGTTGCGGCGCTCATCGTCGCGATCCTTGTCGCGCTGGCGTTGCCGATGCTCTCGTCGGTTCGCGACAGTGGTCGCGATTCGGTGTCGCTGTCGAATCTGCGGTCACACGCAACGATCATTGACATGTACCGAACGGACTGGAACGACACGTTCCCGGCGTTCATGGACCCGAGTTCGGAGTTCACCACCCTAGTTATTCAGGGCCACGAGTTCCGGATGAGGTACTTTGAGGCCCATCATCTCTGGCAGGCCGTTCTCGCGGACTTGTACTATGACGAGAAGATCATGCATCGTTCGGTCATGAGGCCCGGGGCCGGATGGAGCATGTCGTATTTCTATTCGTGCTCGCTGATCGCCGACCCCGCGTACTGGTCGTGGGAGACTCGGCAGGGACCGTCGCAGTGGCGGGCCGTGCGTGGGCACGAAGTGGCGTATCCGTCGAAGAAGGCGGTTCTGGTGGAAAGAGAGCCTGTCACGCCGTACTTTCCGGAGCGATATGCAGGCCGTCCGTTGAATATGGGTTTCGTCGATGGCAGTGCGCGCGGAACGACGGAGCCGGGACTGGTCATGCCGCTGCGCGATGGTGAAGGCGAGTATCCGGGCACCCGCCACACAATCGGGGTTTACGGGCTGCATACCGTCGGCGGTGCGCGAGGTCGCGACGTGGAGTAG
- a CDS encoding Gfo/Idh/MocA family oxidoreductase has protein sequence MSEVPPVRVGVIGLGFMGRTHLAAYRSANGAGHACRVVAVADSDPRRRAGEVAVAGNIDTGGTGERLFDPGKVRAYERAEDLLADPGVDLVSICTPTDTHVALALAAIAAGKHALVEKPLAVRSADARRVAEAASKARTLCTPAMCMRFWPAWAWLKRAIDSGEFGGVTSATFHRLGSRPEWTDFYADDSRSGGAIIDLHMHDADFIRWCFGPPREVVCAGSTNHLTTIYRYDHVPQVVAEGGWGHQPGFGFRVRYVICFERATADFDLARTPQFLLHRGTESHAPDVGPLSGYEVQARAMVDAVARGGPSPVPVEDAVAALELLEAEYENLRHR, from the coding sequence ATGTCCGAAGTGCCGCCCGTCCGTGTGGGGGTCATCGGTTTGGGATTCATGGGGCGGACGCACTTGGCCGCGTACCGCTCCGCGAACGGGGCCGGGCACGCCTGCCGCGTCGTCGCCGTCGCCGACTCTGATCCGCGCCGGCGAGCAGGGGAGGTCGCCGTTGCCGGCAACATCGACACCGGCGGCACGGGCGAGCGTCTCTTCGATCCGGGCAAAGTGCGGGCCTATGAGCGAGCCGAGGATCTGCTCGCCGACCCCGGCGTCGATCTCGTCAGCATCTGCACGCCGACGGACACGCACGTTGCGCTCGCTCTCGCGGCGATCGCGGCAGGAAAGCATGCGCTCGTCGAGAAGCCGCTGGCAGTGCGCTCGGCGGACGCGCGCCGCGTGGCCGAGGCCGCGTCGAAGGCCCGCACGCTCTGCACGCCAGCGATGTGCATGCGCTTCTGGCCCGCGTGGGCATGGCTCAAACGGGCGATCGACTCGGGCGAGTTCGGCGGCGTGACCAGCGCGACCTTCCACCGCCTCGGCTCGCGCCCCGAGTGGACCGACTTCTACGCCGACGACTCGCGCAGCGGCGGCGCGATCATCGACCTGCACATGCACGATGCGGACTTCATCCGCTGGTGCTTCGGCCCGCCGCGAGAGGTCGTCTGCGCGGGTTCGACCAACCACCTGACGACGATCTACCGCTACGACCACGTGCCGCAGGTCGTCGCCGAGGGCGGCTGGGGGCACCAGCCCGGCTTCGGCTTCCGCGTTCGTTACGTCATCTGTTTCGAGCGAGCGACGGCCGACTTCGACCTCGCCCGCACGCCGCAGTTTCTGCTGCACCGCGGCACGGAGTCGCACGCCCCGGACGTCGGCCCGCTCAGCGGCTACGAAGTGCAGGCCAGGGCGATGGTGGACGCGGTCGCGCGCGGTGGACCCTCGCCCGTCCCCGTCGAGGACGCCGTCGCCGCACTCGAACTGCTCGAGGCGGAGTACGAGAACTTGCGGCACAGATAG
- the nagB gene encoding glucosamine-6-phosphate deaminase: protein MTEPSTPRAPECEHIPVAVHQSSAAAARAVAAEIAALIRERAEEGRRAVLGLATGATPVGVYDELVRMYREEGLSFSNVTTFNLDEYWPMPPESLQSYRRFMREHLFDHVDVDPACAHVPDGTVPIERVHEHCAAYERAIRDAGGIDLQILGIGRTGHIGFNEPGSPRDSRTRLITLDKVTRMDAASDFFGEWNVPRKAVTMGVGTILDARRVVLMAFGEHKAAIVRRAVEGEITPAVAASFLQRHPDAKFVLDSAAASELTRFKTPWLLGPVARFGLTWDNRLTRRAVAWLALQLQKPILKLVEEDYNEHGLQEILSARGSAYEINIEVFKSLQKTITGWPGGKPGRPRFVPGVGIDNANPPDVFPKRVVVFSPHPDDDVISMGGTLIRLCDQGHEVHVAYQTSGNIAVFDDEAEKFAEFAAEFSSEFGLDHAVGATRTLAESVRRFIRGKSPGAIDTPELQRIKGLIRRCEARAAARSSGVRTDRIHFLDMPFYETGRVKKRPLGEDDVRIVSDLLERVRPHQVYAAGDLSDPHGTHRVCLAAITTALHRLASRDWMRDCEVWLYRGAWQEWEPHEIEMAVPLSPSEVDRKRMAIFKHQSQKDKALFPGPNDPREFWQRAEDRNRATAQLYDRLGLPEYQAIEGFVLWRPSENDGSLADERSASAARGPGVPVNTGAVGG from the coding sequence ATGACCGAACCGAGTACGCCCCGCGCGCCCGAATGCGAGCACATTCCCGTCGCCGTGCACCAGTCGAGTGCTGCCGCCGCCCGTGCCGTTGCGGCCGAGATCGCTGCTCTCATCCGCGAGCGGGCGGAAGAGGGTAGACGCGCCGTGCTCGGGCTGGCAACGGGCGCGACGCCGGTCGGCGTCTACGACGAGCTTGTGCGCATGTACCGCGAGGAGGGCCTGAGTTTCTCGAACGTCACCACGTTCAACCTGGACGAATACTGGCCCATGCCGCCGGAGAGCCTGCAGAGTTACCGGCGGTTCATGCGCGAGCATCTCTTCGACCACGTGGACGTCGACCCGGCGTGCGCGCACGTCCCGGACGGTACGGTTCCCATCGAGCGCGTGCACGAACACTGTGCCGCCTACGAGCGAGCCATCCGTGACGCCGGGGGCATCGACCTGCAGATTCTCGGCATCGGCCGCACGGGGCACATCGGGTTCAACGAGCCAGGCTCGCCCCGCGACAGCCGCACCCGCCTCATCACGCTCGACAAGGTCACGCGGATGGACGCGGCGAGCGACTTCTTCGGCGAGTGGAACGTTCCGCGCAAGGCCGTCACGATGGGCGTGGGTACGATCCTCGACGCGCGCCGCGTCGTGCTCATGGCCTTCGGCGAGCACAAGGCGGCGATTGTCCGCCGCGCCGTCGAGGGCGAGATCACGCCCGCGGTCGCCGCCAGTTTCCTCCAGCGGCACCCGGACGCGAAGTTCGTCCTAGACTCTGCGGCCGCGTCGGAGCTCACGCGCTTCAAGACACCGTGGCTGCTCGGTCCCGTCGCGCGCTTCGGCCTGACGTGGGACAACCGCCTGACGCGCCGCGCCGTCGCGTGGCTCGCCCTGCAGCTGCAAAAGCCCATCCTCAAGCTCGTCGAGGAGGACTACAACGAGCACGGCCTGCAGGAAATCCTCTCCGCCCGCGGCAGCGCGTACGAGATCAACATCGAGGTCTTCAAGAGCCTCCAGAAAACAATCACCGGCTGGCCCGGCGGGAAGCCCGGCCGCCCGCGCTTCGTCCCCGGTGTCGGCATCGACAACGCGAACCCTCCGGACGTCTTCCCGAAGCGCGTCGTCGTCTTCAGCCCTCACCCGGACGACGACGTGATCTCGATGGGCGGCACGTTGATTCGACTCTGCGACCAGGGGCACGAGGTTCACGTCGCGTACCAGACCTCGGGCAACATCGCCGTCTTCGACGACGAGGCCGAGAAGTTCGCCGAGTTCGCCGCCGAGTTTTCGAGCGAGTTCGGCCTCGACCACGCGGTCGGCGCGACACGGACGCTGGCCGAGAGCGTCCGACGATTCATCCGCGGCAAGTCGCCCGGTGCGATCGACACGCCCGAACTCCAGCGCATCAAGGGACTGATCCGCCGGTGCGAGGCCCGCGCCGCCGCTCGTTCCTCCGGCGTGCGAACGGACCGCATCCACTTCCTCGACATGCCGTTCTACGAGACCGGACGGGTCAAGAAGCGTCCGCTCGGAGAAGACGACGTGCGCATCGTGTCGGACCTGCTCGAACGGGTCCGGCCCCACCAGGTCTACGCCGCGGGCGACCTCTCCGACCCGCACGGCACGCACCGCGTCTGTCTCGCGGCGATCACGACCGCGCTGCACCGCCTCGCATCGCGCGACTGGATGCGCGACTGCGAAGTCTGGCTGTACCGCGGCGCGTGGCAGGAGTGGGAGCCGCACGAGATCGAGATGGCCGTGCCACTCTCGCCGAGCGAGGTGGACCGTAAGCGGATGGCCATCTTCAAGCACCAGTCGCAGAAGGACAAGGCGCTGTTTCCGGGACCGAACGATCCGCGCGAGTTCTGGCAGCGGGCGGAGGACCGCAACCGAGCCACCGCGCAACTGTACGACCGCCTCGGCCTGCCCGAGTACCAGGCCATCGAGGGATTCGTCCTCTGGCGGCCGAGCGAGAACGACGGCTCGCTCGCCGACGAGCGCAGCGCGAGCGCGGCGCGCGGTCCGGGCGTGCCCGTCAATACTGGGGCGGTGGGGGGCTGA